One genomic region from Clostridiales bacterium encodes:
- a CDS encoding GGDEF domain-containing protein, protein MKYPREHADYDHLLESWLEFAEAIESHPEVRRLLFDPVTGLPTTPLLFPRINCLLEERGEVSLLCLNVVRYSKIEEIYGWKVFDGVMRNVAETLTDITGTTLRDADIVAELMVAGNAFVIILSPPRATLHMDSGARQMIVERVERVVRERLAHVIEPTVYSKFGCYVGSATVAADPNVRSERLVHRALDAAMQESASREALDAEKRADHLRHIIDTRDVRTLVHPVFDLRDMSVVGYEALSRGPAGTEFEHPDKLFKVAYDTDLVMRLERLCRTRAIEAAAGLPEGRLLFINVEPEAVGDPHLRDMVKSSILDHARIEPESIVLELTERAAINDFVAFRATLELLRALGFSISVDDAGAGYASLQCLAEVNPEWLKIDLSLVRGCDGDDIRRSLITSLVTFADSASVKLVAEGIETAEELAMVRSLGVRYGQGFYFGRPVEPFPDDTEYAHVNGVRS, encoded by the coding sequence ATGAAGTATCCAAGGGAGCACGCGGACTACGACCATCTGCTGGAGTCATGGCTTGAGTTCGCCGAGGCGATCGAGTCCCATCCCGAGGTTCGGCGGCTTCTCTTCGACCCGGTCACAGGGTTGCCCACCACGCCGCTCCTTTTTCCCCGGATCAACTGCTTGCTCGAAGAGCGCGGCGAGGTCTCTTTGCTCTGCCTCAACGTGGTCCGCTACTCGAAGATCGAGGAGATCTACGGTTGGAAGGTCTTCGACGGTGTCATGCGCAACGTCGCCGAGACGCTCACCGACATCACAGGCACGACCCTGCGTGACGCGGACATCGTCGCCGAGCTCATGGTCGCGGGAAACGCGTTCGTCATCATCCTCTCACCGCCGCGAGCCACCCTTCATATGGATTCCGGCGCACGCCAGATGATCGTCGAGCGGGTCGAGCGAGTCGTGCGAGAGCGCCTTGCGCACGTAATCGAGCCGACCGTCTACAGCAAGTTTGGGTGCTACGTCGGCTCGGCGACGGTCGCTGCCGATCCCAATGTGCGAAGCGAGCGCCTTGTGCACCGGGCTCTCGACGCGGCGATGCAAGAGTCAGCGAGCAGAGAAGCTCTCGATGCCGAGAAGCGAGCCGATCACCTGCGGCACATCATCGACACGCGGGATGTGCGCACGCTCGTGCATCCGGTCTTCGACCTGCGGGACATGTCGGTAGTAGGATACGAGGCGCTCTCGCGCGGACCGGCTGGCACCGAGTTCGAGCATCCTGACAAGCTGTTCAAGGTCGCGTACGATACCGATCTCGTTATGCGTTTGGAACGGTTGTGCCGCACGCGCGCCATCGAGGCAGCCGCTGGCCTGCCCGAGGGCAGACTCCTGTTCATAAACGTCGAGCCCGAGGCGGTAGGCGACCCTCACCTGCGCGACATGGTTAAGAGCAGCATCCTCGATCACGCCCGGATCGAGCCCGAGAGCATCGTGCTTGAGCTTACCGAGCGCGCCGCCATCAACGACTTCGTCGCGTTCAGGGCGACACTGGAGCTGCTCAGGGCGCTCGGCTTCTCGATCTCCGTCGACGACGCCGGCGCGGGATACGCCTCCCTCCAGTGCCTTGCGGAGGTCAATCCAGAGTGGCTTAAGATCGATCTGTCGCTTGTGCGCGGTTGTGACGGTGACGATATTCGCCGATCCCTTATCACGAGTCTCGTGACATTCGCCGACTCCGCCAGCGTCAAGCTCGTCGCAGAAGGGATCGAGACCGCCGAGGAACTCGCTATGGTGCGCTCACTCGGCGTACGGTACGGTCAAGGCTTCTACTTTGGCAGACCGGTCGAGCCGTTCCCGGATGACACCGAGTACGCCCACGTCAACGGAGTGAGGTCGTAA
- the selD gene encoding selenide, water dikinase SelD — translation MGEPVRLTQLSSKAGUAAKWGPEDLAAVLSTLAPQESEQLMVGFETSDDAAVYLLGDRAILLTVDFFTPMVDDPYDFGRITAANALSDIYAMGGRPLVALNLLAFPCSMDPGVVAQVLKGGADTCALAGVLVAGGHTIDDKEPKFGLAVMGEAEPGKVVRNAGARPGDTLVVTKRIGVGIMNTALKAGLETEESLSEVIESMAHLNKAAAEAMVEVGVNAATDVTGFGLIGHLREMALASGCAARVETRAVPVWPGALEYGRDGVKPGRTLDVITALDPFVEWGGIKREWKDALCDPQTSGGLLMAVDPARAGDLLAALAARGESASVVGEMEHGEPGRIVVV, via the coding sequence ATGGGTGAGCCTGTACGTTTGACGCAGCTGTCGAGCAAAGCCGGTTGAGCTGCCAAGTGGGGTCCGGAGGATCTCGCAGCGGTACTTTCCACACTCGCTCCGCAAGAATCCGAACAGCTCATGGTGGGCTTCGAGACTAGCGATGACGCCGCGGTATACCTGCTCGGCGATCGTGCCATCTTGCTTACCGTCGACTTTTTCACGCCGATGGTCGATGACCCGTACGATTTTGGCCGCATCACTGCGGCCAACGCGCTTTCCGATATCTACGCCATGGGTGGCCGCCCGCTCGTCGCGCTTAACTTGCTCGCGTTTCCCTGCTCGATGGATCCCGGGGTGGTGGCGCAAGTCTTGAAGGGCGGCGCTGATACGTGCGCGCTCGCTGGGGTGCTCGTCGCGGGGGGGCACACGATCGACGACAAGGAGCCCAAGTTCGGATTGGCCGTGATGGGCGAGGCCGAGCCAGGAAAAGTCGTACGCAACGCAGGCGCCCGTCCTGGTGATACGCTCGTCGTGACCAAGCGGATTGGCGTGGGCATCATGAACACCGCGCTCAAGGCCGGTCTTGAGACTGAAGAGTCGCTTAGTGAAGTGATCGAGTCGATGGCGCACCTCAACAAGGCCGCCGCCGAAGCGATGGTCGAGGTGGGAGTGAACGCCGCGACCGACGTCACTGGCTTCGGGCTGATCGGCCACTTAAGGGAGATGGCGCTCGCAAGCGGGTGCGCGGCACGTGTCGAGACGCGTGCGGTTCCGGTGTGGCCGGGTGCGTTGGAGTACGGCCGCGACGGGGTCAAGCCCGGCCGTACGCTCGACGTGATCACCGCGCTCGACCCGTTTGTGGAGTGGGGCGGGATCAAGCGGGAATGGAAGGACGCGCTGTGCGACCCGCAGACGAGCGGAGGACTGCTCATGGCGGTCGATCCGGCGCGAGCCGGTGATCTCCTCGCGGCGCTCGCAGCACGTGGAGAGTCGGCTTCGGTCGTGGGCGAGATGGAACACGGAGAGCCAGGCAGGATCGTCGTCGTGTAG
- a CDS encoding YeeE/YedE family protein: MFKHRLIGPSAWIIGAAGLVLGVGAAWLVSMGNPGNMGLCIACFNRDIAGFFLGANANMGGVAYIRPEIIGLIGGALGAALLTREFRPRGGSATILRFVLGFIFMVSSLIFLGCTVRAWLRLGGGDLNALYGIAGIIAGVSVGSLMLKGGYNLGRAKKLGAGFGWTGPAIAAVLFVLAALWASGTALGAFTVTPEKAKIFPGVAVVQGENVLRPEGASIVEGAVVAADGEVLVEAEKLTAARPAPGGLRAPFLISIVAGLAFGIVAQRSRFCTVGGIRDVLLVRRFDLMVGVAGLLIGATVANLAFGQFNLGFLGQPVAHTNALGNFAAMVVAGLTAIMMGGCPFRQVIMSGEGDADATMAVVGMIAGAGFAHWQGLASSPAGLAPNAWLALGVMAVVLAAILFIKRERVV; this comes from the coding sequence ATGTTCAAACATCGCTTGATCGGACCTTCGGCGTGGATCATCGGTGCTGCGGGACTCGTGCTGGGAGTGGGGGCCGCATGGCTCGTGAGCATGGGGAATCCTGGCAACATGGGGTTGTGTATCGCATGCTTCAACCGGGATATTGCGGGCTTTTTCCTGGGTGCTAACGCCAACATGGGCGGTGTCGCTTACATCAGGCCGGAGATTATCGGCCTAATCGGCGGGGCGCTCGGCGCGGCGCTTCTTACGAGGGAGTTTCGTCCTCGCGGCGGCTCGGCGACGATCCTTAGATTCGTGCTTGGGTTCATTTTCATGGTCTCGTCGCTCATCTTTCTCGGCTGTACGGTTCGCGCATGGCTGAGGCTCGGCGGCGGCGACCTGAACGCGCTGTATGGCATCGCAGGAATCATCGCCGGTGTGAGCGTTGGCTCGCTTATGCTCAAGGGCGGCTACAACCTCGGACGCGCGAAGAAGCTCGGCGCAGGGTTTGGGTGGACGGGTCCGGCGATTGCCGCTGTGCTATTCGTGCTGGCGGCCCTGTGGGCGTCAGGCACGGCTCTCGGCGCGTTCACGGTCACTCCCGAGAAGGCCAAGATATTCCCCGGCGTCGCGGTGGTGCAGGGCGAAAATGTGCTAAGGCCTGAGGGCGCGAGCATCGTCGAAGGTGCTGTGGTCGCAGCGGACGGCGAGGTGCTCGTTGAAGCCGAGAAGCTAACCGCGGCGCGGCCCGCTCCCGGCGGACTGCGCGCCCCCTTCCTCATTTCGATTGTCGCTGGCCTCGCGTTCGGGATAGTTGCGCAGCGCAGCAGATTTTGCACGGTAGGAGGCATCCGTGACGTGCTGCTCGTGCGCAGGTTCGATCTTATGGTCGGCGTAGCGGGGCTGCTGATTGGGGCGACCGTCGCCAACCTGGCCTTCGGTCAGTTCAATCTCGGATTTCTCGGCCAGCCCGTCGCGCACACCAACGCGCTTGGCAACTTCGCGGCGATGGTGGTCGCGGGCTTGACTGCGATTATGATGGGCGGTTGCCCGTTTAGGCAGGTCATCATGTCGGGCGAAGGTGACGCGGATGCGACCATGGCGGTCGTGGGCATGATCGCGGGCGCTGGCTTCGCCCACTGGCAGGGACTCGCGTCGTCACCGGCGGGCCTCGCTCCAAACGCGTGGCTGGCGCTCGGCGTGATGGCCGTGGTGCTTGCCGCGATTCTGTTCATCAAGCGCGAACGCGTTGTGTGA
- the selA gene encoding L-seryl-tRNA(Sec) selenium transferase, with translation MDTQERLRRLPKVDDLLRHPTVAALLEEYPRPLVLDALREAIDVWRARLLSDAGIEYDESGLLTDATSRVALKSQRSLRRVINATGIIVHTNLGRSILSERATAAVAEVAGSYSTLEYDVVTGERGSRHTHCEELLCKITGAEAAMAVNNNAAAVMLALAALARGKEAIVSRGQLVEIGGSFRIPDIMRESGATMVEVGTTNKTHLADYEGALTERTGVILKVHSSNFRVVGFTQEVGLDELVLLGAAHGVPVFEDQGSGVLVDVRQWGLPHEPTVAESIAAGADLVSCSGDKLLGGPQAGILVGREHVIRRLKKHPMARALRLDKLTLAALEVTLRTYIDPEAALAEIPVLRMLSASKDEIGVRAAALAERIAERVGDRAILDIADDVSRAGGGALPLADIPSVVVRIKPNGVSAVELERRMRRAEPPVVARIKDDRVLLDPRTLSVADESGIVDRVASVLLGAG, from the coding sequence ATGGACACCCAGGAACGGTTGAGGCGCCTGCCGAAGGTCGACGATCTGCTACGTCACCCAACAGTCGCCGCGCTGCTCGAAGAATACCCACGGCCGCTCGTACTCGACGCGTTGCGTGAGGCGATCGACGTCTGGCGCGCGCGGCTGCTTTCGGATGCGGGGATCGAGTATGACGAGAGTGGGCTGCTGACCGACGCGACGAGCCGGGTCGCGCTCAAGTCGCAGCGCTCGCTGCGTCGCGTGATCAACGCCACCGGGATCATTGTGCACACGAACCTCGGGCGCTCGATCCTCTCTGAGCGGGCGACAGCGGCGGTCGCGGAGGTCGCCGGGTCGTACTCCACGCTCGAGTACGACGTCGTGACCGGAGAACGAGGTAGCCGTCACACGCACTGCGAGGAGTTGCTCTGCAAGATCACGGGGGCCGAGGCGGCGATGGCCGTCAACAACAACGCCGCAGCGGTCATGCTCGCGCTCGCCGCGCTTGCGCGCGGCAAAGAGGCGATTGTCAGCCGCGGTCAGCTTGTAGAGATCGGCGGAAGCTTTCGCATACCCGACATCATGCGGGAGTCCGGCGCGACGATGGTCGAGGTGGGCACGACTAACAAGACCCACCTCGCGGACTATGAGGGTGCGCTCACAGAGCGTACCGGGGTGATTCTCAAGGTCCACTCGAGCAACTTCCGTGTAGTCGGATTCACGCAGGAGGTCGGCCTCGACGAGCTCGTCTTGCTGGGGGCGGCCCACGGTGTGCCGGTCTTCGAAGACCAGGGATCCGGAGTGCTCGTGGACGTTCGCCAGTGGGGACTGCCGCACGAGCCCACGGTGGCCGAGTCGATCGCGGCTGGCGCCGACCTCGTGTCGTGCTCTGGCGACAAGCTGCTCGGCGGACCGCAGGCCGGCATCCTCGTAGGACGCGAGCACGTCATCCGCCGTCTGAAAAAGCACCCCATGGCCCGCGCCCTGCGCCTCGACAAATTAACGCTCGCCGCACTCGAGGTCACGTTGCGCACGTACATCGATCCGGAGGCCGCGCTCGCCGAGATCCCCGTGCTCCGCATGCTCTCGGCATCCAAAGACGAGATTGGGGTGCGTGCCGCGGCGCTCGCCGAGCGGATCGCCGAGCGTGTGGGGGATCGTGCGATACTCGATATCGCCGACGACGTCTCGCGTGCGGGAGGCGGCGCGTTGCCTCTCGCCGATATCCCCTCGGTGGTCGTGCGCATCAAGCCGAACGGCGTTTCTGCCGTCGAACTCGAACGGCGGATGCGGCGCGCCGAGCCGCCGGTGGTGGCCCGGATCAAGGACGATCGCGTGCTGCTCGATCCGCGGACACTATCGGTCGCCGATGAGTCCGGCATCGTCGACAGGGTCGCATCGGTGCTTCTCGGAGCGGGGTAG
- a CDS encoding META domain-containing protein → MSIRVSSGRARRAILLTALFALVLSLVAACAGAGGPDELDGTAWQLVGWAEEATDPAAHTVTIIFDGDQAGGQAPVNSYGGTFSTGRGGAFATSEIAQTLMAGSEPAMEAEATYFRLLAEAASYEVTAERLALSNAGGDEVLVFEPLAR, encoded by the coding sequence ATGAGCATCCGTGTATCGAGTGGGCGCGCCCGGCGCGCGATCCTGCTGACAGCATTGTTCGCGCTTGTGCTGTCTCTGGTAGCCGCGTGCGCCGGGGCCGGCGGGCCGGATGAGTTGGATGGTACGGCGTGGCAGCTCGTCGGGTGGGCCGAGGAGGCGACCGATCCCGCTGCGCATACCGTCACGATCATCTTCGATGGAGATCAGGCGGGTGGCCAGGCGCCGGTGAATTCGTACGGCGGCACGTTCTCCACGGGGCGCGGCGGCGCGTTCGCGACGAGCGAGATCGCCCAGACGCTCATGGCGGGATCCGAGCCGGCCATGGAGGCCGAGGCAACGTACTTCCGGCTCCTGGCTGAGGCGGCATCCTACGAGGTGACCGCGGAGCGGCTGGCGCTCTCCAACGCCGGGGGCGACGAGGTTCTCGTGTTCGAACCGCTGGCCCGCTAA
- a CDS encoding sulfurtransferase TusA family protein produces MVEVDARGLSCPLPLMRAKKALDSNPESLRVLVDSGTAKANVTNLLSDEGYTVNVAEGPDGFTIEAKRS; encoded by the coding sequence ATGGTAGAGGTGGACGCTCGGGGCCTGTCGTGCCCGCTCCCGCTCATGCGGGCCAAAAAGGCGCTCGATAGCAACCCTGAATCGCTGAGGGTGCTCGTTGACTCGGGAACCGCCAAGGCTAACGTCACGAACCTGCTTTCTGACGAAGGCTACACCGTCAACGTGGCCGAAGGGCCGGACGGATTCACGATTGAGGCGAAGCGATCGTGA
- the selB gene encoding selenocysteine-specific translation elongation factor → MPSLVLGTAGHIDHGKSTLVKAITGTDPDRLAEEKARGITIELGFARLTLPSGRSMGVVDMPGHERFVRHMVAGATGIDVVLFVVAADDGIMPQTREHLAIVDLLGVESGVVALTKADLADPEWIELVTEEVRALVDATSIAGASIVPVSAVTGSGIPELLAELDRVAVEAPARHANLPMRLPVDRVFTITGAGTVVTGTMWSGKVARDDAVELLPSRVQGRVRGVQVHSEQVSAASAGQRVAINIAGLEKSEISRGDTVAAPGTLTVTDRFDARFTYLGMPGGDEPFVSGARVHVHHGTREVIGRVLLTEGARLARGESVFAQIRLDEPLAPRYGDRFIVRSYSPVYTIGGGVVLDALPPRRTTLRTHERELLEALLAGDLSKAAIGLLASRAIPMTSAEVAAALGVPRAEVADELNRAKLQRLKAGGETLFVTAEALDGLCEAIERELLAFHEAEPKATGIATSALRYRVDRRIEPKVFDALIEAAVERKVARAEKGEVRHPAAAVSAIAAEDAAARALAALVKRDGLAPATPRQWGQEVGIDEKTAARILGRMAAEGAVVRLSVLLHFDAEAIADAAARVERHLREKGSASPAELRDVLGVSRKYTLPLLEYFDATGLTRREGDARVLRRG, encoded by the coding sequence ATGCCTTCGCTGGTACTCGGTACCGCCGGGCACATCGACCACGGCAAGTCCACGCTGGTCAAGGCGATCACCGGCACCGACCCCGACCGTCTCGCGGAAGAGAAAGCGCGCGGCATCACCATCGAGCTCGGTTTCGCGCGCCTCACGTTGCCAAGCGGCAGATCGATGGGTGTGGTCGATATGCCCGGCCATGAGCGGTTCGTGCGACACATGGTCGCCGGAGCGACCGGGATCGATGTCGTGCTCTTCGTGGTCGCGGCCGACGACGGCATTATGCCTCAGACCCGTGAGCACCTCGCGATCGTCGACCTGCTTGGCGTGGAGAGCGGGGTGGTCGCGCTCACGAAGGCCGACCTTGCCGATCCCGAGTGGATCGAGCTTGTCACCGAAGAGGTGCGCGCGCTCGTCGACGCCACCTCGATAGCCGGCGCTTCGATCGTGCCGGTGTCGGCGGTGACGGGTTCGGGCATCCCTGAGCTTCTCGCAGAGCTTGACCGGGTCGCCGTTGAGGCTCCGGCGCGCCACGCCAACCTGCCGATGCGGCTGCCCGTCGATCGGGTGTTCACGATCACGGGAGCTGGCACCGTGGTGACCGGCACGATGTGGTCAGGCAAGGTCGCCAGGGACGACGCGGTTGAGCTGCTGCCCTCGCGCGTACAGGGCCGGGTGCGTGGTGTACAGGTTCACTCCGAGCAGGTATCGGCGGCGTCGGCGGGTCAGCGCGTCGCGATCAACATTGCTGGGCTTGAGAAGAGTGAGATCTCACGTGGAGACACGGTTGCCGCGCCCGGAACCCTCACCGTGACCGACCGGTTCGACGCACGGTTCACCTACCTCGGCATGCCCGGCGGCGATGAGCCCTTCGTGTCGGGAGCTCGCGTGCACGTGCACCACGGGACACGGGAAGTCATCGGGCGGGTGTTGCTCACCGAGGGCGCGCGACTCGCAAGGGGCGAGTCGGTGTTCGCGCAGATCCGTCTCGACGAGCCGCTCGCTCCGCGCTACGGTGACCGCTTCATCGTGCGGTCGTACTCGCCGGTGTATACGATCGGTGGCGGGGTGGTTCTCGACGCGTTGCCGCCTCGCCGCACGACCCTGCGCACGCATGAACGGGAGTTGCTCGAAGCGCTTCTGGCGGGTGATCTTTCGAAGGCCGCGATAGGGCTCCTCGCGTCGCGAGCGATCCCGATGACCTCCGCCGAGGTGGCCGCCGCGCTGGGAGTGCCGCGTGCCGAGGTCGCCGATGAGCTCAACCGCGCCAAGCTCCAGCGCCTGAAGGCGGGCGGGGAGACACTCTTTGTCACCGCCGAGGCGCTTGACGGACTGTGCGAGGCGATCGAACGCGAATTGCTCGCGTTTCACGAGGCAGAACCTAAGGCGACCGGCATCGCGACATCGGCGCTTCGCTACCGGGTTGACCGAAGGATCGAACCCAAGGTGTTCGACGCGCTCATCGAAGCTGCGGTGGAGCGGAAAGTCGCTCGGGCCGAGAAGGGTGAGGTGCGCCACCCGGCTGCGGCGGTGTCAGCGATCGCGGCTGAAGATGCCGCGGCCAGAGCGCTCGCGGCTCTAGTCAAGCGGGACGGGCTTGCTCCGGCGACCCCGAGACAGTGGGGACAAGAAGTCGGGATCGACGAGAAGACAGCGGCCAGGATCCTCGGGCGCATGGCCGCCGAGGGCGCGGTGGTTCGGCTCAGTGTGTTGCTGCACTTCGACGCCGAAGCGATCGCGGACGCGGCGGCGCGTGTCGAGCGGCACCTGCGCGAGAAGGGGAGCGCGTCTCCCGCCGAGTTGCGTGATGTGCTCGGCGTGAGCCGGAAGTACACGTTGCCGCTCCTCGAGTACTTCGATGCGACCGGACTGACCAGGCGCGAGGGCGACGCGAGAGTGCTGCGCAGGGGGTAA
- a CDS encoding acetyl-CoA synthase subunit gamma, translating to MSGCCGPSTCCGPAPDTYEYGRPSSIDGEVDTLFGPVPRVTTSITRHDRFEAIGARLGFRRSGRRVRPGLYAIGEPDERSPVLVTANYTLSFDAVRFALTGRSAWLIALNTHGVNVWCAAGKGTFGTSEVIFRVRECGIEHLTEHRTLVLPQLGAPGVAAHEVREATGFRVVYGPIRASDLPAFLDAEMRATAEMRRVRFGLADRLVLTGVELSALRDRRVLVAAGLLIALAAFGLVTWPPVLVALAAGIFAVVAGGFVVPAALPAIPGRMFAVKGALVGTALAAVFLGVTARWLDPAGMAAVFLGMTAVSSYTAMNFTGSSTFTSPSGVLWEMRRAIPVQLALAAATLVSLAVSAVV from the coding sequence ATGAGCGGCTGCTGCGGACCGAGCACCTGTTGCGGGCCTGCGCCCGACACCTACGAATACGGACGCCCCTCCTCCATCGATGGGGAGGTCGACACTCTGTTCGGTCCGGTGCCGCGGGTCACCACCAGCATCACCCGGCACGACCGATTCGAGGCGATCGGCGCACGACTGGGGTTCCGTCGCTCGGGCAGACGTGTACGCCCGGGGCTCTACGCGATCGGCGAGCCCGATGAGCGCTCCCCCGTCTTGGTGACAGCCAACTACACGCTCTCTTTCGACGCCGTGCGCTTCGCGCTCACCGGGCGATCCGCCTGGCTGATCGCCCTCAACACGCACGGCGTCAACGTGTGGTGCGCCGCGGGAAAGGGCACGTTCGGGACGTCCGAAGTTATCTTCCGCGTCCGCGAGTGCGGCATCGAGCACCTCACCGAACATCGCACGCTCGTACTGCCCCAACTCGGTGCTCCGGGAGTGGCCGCACACGAGGTACGCGAAGCGACCGGATTCCGCGTCGTCTACGGTCCGATCCGGGCCTCTGACCTGCCAGCATTCCTCGACGCCGAGATGCGTGCGACCGCCGAGATGCGGCGAGTCCGTTTCGGACTCGCAGACCGCCTCGTCCTCACCGGCGTCGAGCTGTCCGCGCTGCGGGACCGACGCGTACTCGTCGCTGCGGGGCTGCTCATCGCTCTCGCAGCATTCGGACTCGTGACCTGGCCCCCGGTGCTCGTCGCACTGGCCGCGGGCATCTTCGCTGTTGTGGCGGGAGGATTCGTGGTGCCGGCCGCACTACCCGCTATCCCTGGCAGGATGTTCGCGGTCAAAGGCGCGCTCGTAGGCACTGCGCTTGCGGCCGTCTTCCTCGGAGTGACGGCTCGCTGGCTCGACCCGGCGGGCATGGCCGCGGTGTTCCTCGGCATGACGGCCGTGTCGTCCTACACCGCGATGAACTTCACCGGTTCCTCGACGTTCACCTCGCCCTCCGGCGTCCTGTGGGAGATGCGCCGCGCCATCCCCGTGCAGCTGGCCCTCGCGGCCGCGACGCTCGTCTCCCTCGCCGTGTCGGCGGTGGTCTGA
- a CDS encoding 4Fe-4S binding protein: MSTSDLRYIDGVTTVALDRSACTGCRMCTVVCPHGVFEMSPDGRATLTDRDRCIECGACARNCPAAAISVDAGVGCAAAVIHGWLTGSEPSCGCD; encoded by the coding sequence ATGAGTACGAGCGACCTGCGCTACATCGACGGCGTGACGACCGTCGCACTCGACCGGTCGGCGTGCACCGGGTGCCGCATGTGCACCGTTGTCTGCCCTCATGGTGTCTTCGAGATGTCGCCCGACGGTCGCGCGACCCTCACAGACCGAGACCGCTGTATCGAGTGCGGCGCGTGTGCACGCAACTGCCCGGCGGCAGCCATCAGCGTCGATGCGGGCGTGGGATGTGCCGCCGCCGTCATCCACGGGTGGCTGACCGGCTCCGAGCCCTCGTGCGGATGCGACTGA
- a CDS encoding ACT domain-containing protein — protein sequence MTRAHLTHELVVKLPNRIGLLADVGEVIREAGVNIIAIGAYRKEDRGEFMLVTSDNAAAAAALERLQADVTEHTAVAVELSDEPGALESVARAIAEAGIDMRWAYASVASGAGTALAIVKTEDDARAVNALT from the coding sequence ATGACACGCGCACACCTCACGCACGAGCTCGTCGTGAAGCTCCCGAACCGCATCGGACTGCTCGCCGATGTCGGCGAGGTCATCCGGGAAGCAGGCGTGAACATCATCGCGATCGGAGCGTACCGCAAGGAAGACCGCGGCGAGTTCATGCTGGTGACGAGCGACAACGCGGCAGCTGCTGCCGCCCTCGAGCGCCTGCAGGCCGACGTGACGGAGCATACCGCGGTGGCCGTGGAGCTGAGCGACGAGCCCGGCGCGCTCGAATCCGTCGCGCGCGCGATCGCCGAGGCAGGCATCGACATGCGCTGGGCGTACGCGTCGGTGGCTTCCGGCGCTGGCACAGCACTCGCCATCGTCAAGACGGAGGACGACGCGCGGGCAGTCAACGCGTTGACGTAG
- a CDS encoding DUF3343 domain-containing protein has translation MKWLFGKAQKGAVARAVVDEAVGIFLFDDVTSALKAEKVLKAAGYDIELVAPPQRLRAGCDLAIAIAAVERPGAERELASRDVEPRGWADTLEGTLELADIVTWVDFGEHLMVRAGNMKITVEKDTGRIVNTSGGGCPDIPFLNLELVGDTVHNGRRPRELGYTLCGLMLDRAFLEARSMVDGTAVPDSVEGVRAFNADETLAPCEAGAGR, from the coding sequence GTGAAATGGCTGTTTGGCAAAGCTCAGAAGGGCGCGGTCGCACGTGCGGTTGTCGATGAGGCCGTCGGCATCTTTCTCTTCGACGACGTGACGTCTGCCCTGAAGGCGGAGAAGGTACTCAAGGCCGCGGGCTACGATATTGAGCTCGTCGCGCCTCCGCAGCGCCTGCGAGCGGGATGCGACCTCGCAATTGCGATTGCCGCCGTCGAACGTCCCGGAGCCGAGCGTGAATTGGCGTCGCGTGACGTCGAGCCGCGCGGATGGGCGGACACGCTTGAGGGTACGCTTGAGCTCGCCGACATCGTGACATGGGTTGACTTCGGCGAGCACCTGATGGTGCGAGCCGGCAACATGAAGATCACTGTGGAAAAGGATACAGGTCGTATCGTTAACACGTCGGGCGGAGGGTGTCCCGACATCCCGTTCCTGAACCTCGAGTTGGTGGGCGACACCGTGCATAACGGCCGCAGACCGCGGGAGCTCGGCTATACGCTCTGCGGCCTCATGCTCGATCGCGCGTTTCTTGAAGCGCGCTCAATGGTCGACGGGACCGCCGTGCCGGACTCGGTCGAGGGTGTGCGAGCGTTCAACGCGGACGAGACACTCGCTCCGTGTGAGGCGGGTGCTGGCCGGTGA